The Parambassis ranga chromosome 19, fParRan2.1, whole genome shotgun sequence genome contains a region encoding:
- the ccdc33 gene encoding coiled-coil domain-containing protein 33: MLTLEGLKSSLVTEWLQRDAFSLPPHDALAEILPHYQSHPSRAKAESQGTAEQDQETPADQAKSTEDNKPNINHTYRIHHPHRRPPLQDFEDDSHMTRITDLQTKEVENYRLAMGKMADDIITLRTQVLKLEADNSQLRSDLSLHQDLGRDLLNDTDVDVMTKAEVADRIAHLKFKLASETSKTTSQRDRIHQLQNELIKKNDSQKELLKLQRVHQQEQEHLQHQQANMAALEVTVKQQEKVIEKMEKALGSELRQKKRHSGDKRHMMKTQRDMESALAAENARLRKELERSQQLPAPVIIQLPAQEKLILLHKLEKAEARVQTLEAQMEKNAKSWGREKQELMTKLSEHRRGFVRTSTAILQNVPSGS; encoded by the exons ATGCTCACACTTGAAGGACTTAAGAGCTCTCTTGTTACAGAGTGG CTTCAGAGGGATGCATTCAGTCTCCCACCCCATGATGCCCTGGCAGAGATCCTACCACATTACCAGTCACACCCCAGCAGAGCGAAGGCAGAGTCTCAGGGCACAGCTGAGCAGGACCAGGAGACACCAGCTGACCAGGCAAAATCAACAGAGGACAATAAACCCAACATAAACCACACATACCGAATCCATCATCCACACAGGAG ACCCCCTCTGCAGGACTTTGAGGATGATTCCCACATGACACGGATCACTGACCTTCAAACTAAG GAGGTGGAAAACTATCGCTTAGCCATGGGTAAGATGGCAGATGATATCATCACATTGAGGACACAGGTGTTGAAGTTGGAGGCAGACAACAGCCAACTCCGCAGTGATCTGTCTCTGCACCAGGACCTAGGCCGAGATCTGTTGAATGACACAGATGTTGATGTCATGACCAAAGCTGAAGTTGCAGACCGGATAG CCCATCTAAAATTCAAGCTAGCCAGTGAGACCAGTAAGACCACGTCACAGCGGGACAGGATCCACCAGCTGCAGAATGAACTGATCAAG aaaaatgACAGTCAGAAGGAGCTACTAAAGCTTCAGAGAGTCCACCAGCAGGAACAGGAACATCTGCAGCATCAACAGGCAAACATGGCAGCATTGGAGGTCACAGTGAAACAGCAGGAAAAG GTCATTGAGAAGATGGAGAAAGCATTAGGCAGCGAActcagacagaagaaaagacaCAGTGGAGATAAGCGACATATGATGAAAACGCAAAGAG ATATGGAGTCGGCTTTGGCAGCAGAAAACGCCCGTCTCAGAAAAGAGCTGGAAAGGAGTCAGCAGCTGCCGGCTCCAGTCATTATACAGCTGCCAGCACAG GAGAAACTGATTTTACTACATAAACTGGAGAAGGCTGAGGCAAGAGTCCAAACACTGGAAGctcag ATGGAAAAGAATGCTAAGTCATGGGGCAGAGAGAAACAAGAACTAATGACCAAACTGAGTGAGCACAGGCGTGGCTTTGTCCGAACATCCACCGCCATCCTTCAGAATGTTCCTTCAGGCAGTTAG